TCCAGGCCGGTGGCGGTGCCGTTGCGGCGCCAGACCGCGAACAGGTTGATCAGCCGCGGAATGATGGCGATGAGCAGGCCGAAGGTGATCAGCCACGCCGCGGACTTGCCCCACATCACCTCGGCGGTGTTGAGGTAGAGCACATCGAAGATGAGGGCAGCGGCGAAGAAGCCGAACGGCAGGGGATTCAACAGACTGTAGAGCGTGGTACCCGGGCCGCGATGGGCCTGGGCGACGGGGTTGACCATGGTCGTGCTCCGAAGGGGGGAAGTATCCACGGCCGTAGTACCACAGCCAGCCGGGAGACAGCGCGATGGTGGCCGCCGTCGCGGCGCGATGCTTGGATGGATGTGCCATCCGGGGTCAGATCCCTTTGCGACGCAAAGGGCTCTGACCCCGGATGGCCGGGCGGCGCCACGACTCAGGGAACGTAGACCAGGTGCAGGATGTACTCGAAACCGGCTTCGGTTTCCGCAATGGAGACATCCATCACCAGATCGCTTTGCCCTTCTGCGGCGGTGTACAGATCAACCAGTACGTGCCAATGCCCGCCCATCCAGTGGCTGACCGACGTTGCCCAGGCAGCCTCAGGCAGAGACACGAGGGTTTCGCCGTAATCCTCGACGATATCGACGATGACGTCCCACGTGTCGGCCGTGCGCAGGCGCACGTTCGATGCCCGCGGCGCGCGGCCTGCGGCGATCTCGTCGGCCATCCAGGTGAGGGTGGGACGGAACGCATCATCCACTGCGGTTTCGTTGTGCAGGTCCTTCCTGACCATCTGTCTTCCTGGCGTGGTAATCCGCGGTACGCGGTCCAGGCATGATGGCATGCATGGCAGATGGCGGCGGCCGGGGTCAGAGCCCTTTGCGGCGCAAAGGGATCTGACCCCTCGCAGATGGTCGCGGTCGGGGTCAGATCCCTTTGCGACGCAAAGGGCTCTGACCCCTCACCAGAGCACCTCAGGCCACCGCGGCCAGCGCGTCCACCAGCGCATCCATCTGCTGTGGCCGGGTGAACACCGATGGCGTGACCCGCACGCAGGCGCCCGATTCCAGGCCATCGCGGTGAGTGGTGAACACGCGGTGCTCATCCAGCAGCCGCTTCTGCAGCGCCATGTTGTCGGCCACACTGGTACGCCCGCGCAGGCGGAAGCTGGCCAGCGCGCTGGCCAATGCAGGGTCCGGCGAGGACAGCACTTCCAGGTGCGCCATCTGCCGCGCAGGCACGGTCCAGCGCTCGCGCAGGTAGCGCAGGCGTGCCTGCTTGTTGGCCGCGCCGATGCGCTGGTGCAGTGCGATGGCTTCAGGCAGCGCCAGGTACGCGGCGAAGTTGACCGTACCGGTATGCACCCGGCTGCCCACGCGGCCATCGTCGGCCTCGCCCATGTACGGGTCGAGATCGGCCACGCGGCCCTTGCGCACGTACATCGCGCCGACGCCCACCGGTGCACCGATCCATTTGTGCAGGTTGATGCCCACGAAATCGGCCTTCAGGTCCGGCACGGCATAGGCAATCTGGCCGAAACCATGGGCCGCATCGACGATGACATCAATGCCTCGTGCCCGCGCACGCTCGGCGATTTCAGCCACCGGCAGCACCAGGCCATGGCGGTGGCTGACCTGGGTCAGCAGCACCAGCTTCAACCTGGGCAGGCGCGCGAACGCGGCGTCATAGGCCTGCAGGATCTGCGCGGCGTCGGGCACGGCCGGCAGCGCGATGCGTTCCACCTGCACGCCACG
Above is a genomic segment from Stenotrophomonas sp. ESTM1D_MKCIP4_1 containing:
- a CDS encoding aminotransferase class V-fold PLP-dependent enzyme — its product is MDSRRRTLLRAGTLLPAAAALSSLPAMAAARYPAPMQIPATTVAPDVLARDEGYWAAVASHFDITDEVNHLENGYWGAMGRETLASYQRHTAEVNRGNAWYGRHTFPAQFMAVHRQVADMLGVGADEIALTRGATEAMLALIGGYNRLSPGDQVLYADVDYDSMIGAMRWLQQRRGVQVERIALPAVPDAAQILQAYDAAFARLPRLKLVLLTQVSHRHGLVLPVAEIAERARARGIDVIVDAAHGFGQIAYAVPDLKADFVGINLHKWIGAPVGVGAMYVRKGRVADLDPYMGEADDGRVGSRVHTGTVNFAAYLALPEAIALHQRIGAANKQARLRYLRERWTVPARQMAHLEVLSSPDPALASALASFRLRGRTSVADNMALQKRLLDEHRVFTTHRDGLESGACVRVTPSVFTRPQQMDALVDALAAVA
- a CDS encoding DUF2231 domain-containing protein, which translates into the protein MVNPVAQAHRGPGTTLYSLLNPLPFGFFAAALIFDVLYLNTAEVMWGKSAAWLITFGLLIAIIPRLINLFAVWRRNGTATGLDRVDFLLNLVAIVLAIWNAFVHSRDAFAVAVPGTILSALTVALIAIGYILLSLQLPVLHGGRHG